One Candidatus Limnocylindrales bacterium genomic window carries:
- a CDS encoding glycosyltransferase family A protein: MTARTTCVAIVPARRAEATLERTLESLRLQDPIARILVVTSADDPTAEVARRCVEVDPRIEVVAGPAALSAGAARNVGRDHAGDADFLLFIDADCSLDAGGVAALQRELCGRGLASISARVVCDGNGVVARARHLLEFKEAEGRHAAPPAWLPPSTTMLCRAEVFDRAGGFPDMWPGEDLVLMHRLQRLGCRVGLSARVRTHHRHPAGFAEMLAHQHRLGLTSAAARRMTSVSGAVFVRYRWLAPLLLPARLLRIAAWQLRSGFSGVVALTQLSPVLLLGLVWWTAGFVRGARDAEACVGERLELLR; this comes from the coding sequence TTGACGGCGCGCACGACCTGCGTCGCCATCGTCCCGGCGCGCCGTGCGGAGGCGACGCTCGAACGTACCCTCGAATCGCTGCGGCTGCAGGATCCGATCGCCCGCATCCTGGTCGTGACGTCTGCGGACGATCCGACGGCAGAGGTCGCGCGGCGCTGCGTCGAGGTCGATCCTCGCATCGAAGTCGTCGCCGGCCCGGCGGCGCTGAGCGCCGGCGCCGCCCGCAACGTCGGCCGCGACCATGCCGGCGATGCCGATTTCCTTCTGTTCATCGACGCCGACTGCAGCCTCGACGCCGGCGGCGTGGCTGCGCTTCAGCGCGAGCTGTGCGGGCGCGGCCTGGCTTCGATCAGCGCACGCGTGGTGTGCGACGGGAACGGAGTCGTCGCTCGCGCCCGGCACCTGCTCGAGTTCAAGGAAGCCGAGGGAAGGCATGCGGCGCCGCCGGCATGGCTGCCGCCTTCGACCACGATGCTCTGCCGCGCCGAGGTCTTCGATCGCGCGGGAGGGTTTCCCGATATGTGGCCGGGTGAGGACCTGGTGCTGATGCATCGCCTGCAGCGGCTCGGCTGCCGCGTCGGGCTCAGCGCGCGCGTGCGCACGCACCACCGCCATCCGGCCGGTTTCGCCGAGATGCTCGCGCATCAGCATCGGCTCGGCCTGACCTCCGCCGCCGCGCGACGGATGACGTCGGTATCGGGCGCCGTCTTCGTTCGCTACCGCTGGCTGGCTCCGCTGCTGCTGCCGGCGCGGCTGTTGCGGATCGCGGCCTGGCAGCTGCGCAGCGGCTTCTCCGGCGTGGTTGCCCTGACGCAGCTCTCTCCGGTGCTGTTGCTGGGCCTCGTATGGTGGACCGCAGGCTTCGTTCGTGGAGCGCGCGACGCGGAGGCCTGCGTCGGTGAGAGACTCGAGCTCCTGCGCTGA
- the gspE gene encoding type II secretion system ATPase GspE — translation MATQQTVDLSKVPAEPAVVPAVSSGLDDILLSSGKVSVDDLRKVRRFSAEKGERLERMLVELGFLSEDDLLPVLARYHNVPLLRSTDLPEETFNLEHISVEYMRSARILPVQRTNGTLRLAMADPGDRAAIELVEQVTGLMVEPALMRTRDLMERFEAVYGTLEGGAAADEREGVEVLNDDEEDVEHLRDMASEAPVIRLVNQMLSRAVEQRASDIHVEPFENELRVRYRIDGVLHDQDPPPRSMTAAIISRIKLMAKLNIAERRLPQDGRIKLRLVGREIDLRVSSLPTLYGESVVLRILDRSSVVVDLTKLGMPDDTLATFTHMIAQPHGLILVTGPTGSGKTTSLYGALDKINSPELKIITIEDPVEYQLRGVNQIHVKSQIGLTFANGLRSIVRQDPDVIMIGEIRDAETAEIAIQAALTGHLVFSTLHTNDAAGAVSRLLDMGVEDYLLASSLLGVMAQRLVRRVCTNCRQEIPAQAEFLKALGERRGRPVKVYDAVGCPTCAGTGYYGRSGIYELLSVDDHIRKLIVAKATADQIKREAISHGMRTLRDDGYWKVADGVTTVGEVLRVTQDQ, via the coding sequence ATGGCAACCCAACAGACCGTGGACCTTTCCAAAGTGCCGGCCGAGCCGGCGGTGGTGCCGGCCGTCTCCAGCGGCCTCGACGATATCCTTCTTTCCTCCGGCAAGGTCTCGGTCGATGACCTCCGCAAGGTTCGCCGCTTCTCCGCCGAAAAGGGCGAGCGGCTCGAACGCATGCTGGTCGAGCTGGGCTTCCTGTCCGAGGACGACCTGCTTCCGGTCCTTGCCCGCTACCACAACGTCCCGCTGCTGCGCAGCACGGACCTGCCCGAGGAGACGTTCAACCTCGAGCACATCTCGGTCGAATACATGCGCTCGGCGCGCATCCTGCCCGTCCAGCGGACCAATGGGACGCTGCGCCTGGCCATGGCCGATCCCGGCGACAGGGCCGCCATCGAGCTGGTCGAGCAGGTCACCGGCCTGATGGTGGAGCCGGCGCTGATGCGCACGCGCGACCTGATGGAACGCTTCGAGGCGGTCTACGGCACGCTCGAGGGCGGCGCGGCGGCCGACGAGCGCGAAGGCGTCGAGGTGCTCAACGACGACGAGGAGGATGTTGAGCACCTGCGCGACATGGCCTCGGAGGCTCCCGTCATCCGCCTCGTCAACCAGATGCTCTCGCGTGCCGTCGAGCAGCGCGCCTCCGACATTCACGTCGAGCCCTTCGAGAACGAGCTGCGCGTGCGCTACCGCATCGACGGCGTGCTGCACGACCAGGACCCGCCGCCGCGCAGCATGACGGCGGCGATCATCTCGCGCATCAAGCTGATGGCCAAGCTCAACATCGCCGAGCGGCGCCTTCCGCAGGACGGGCGAATCAAGCTGCGGCTGGTCGGACGCGAGATCGACCTTCGCGTCTCCTCGCTGCCGACCCTGTACGGCGAGAGCGTGGTGCTGCGTATTCTCGACCGCAGCAGCGTCGTCGTGGATCTCACGAAGCTGGGAATGCCCGACGATACGCTGGCCACGTTCACGCACATGATCGCGCAGCCGCACGGCCTGATCCTGGTCACCGGCCCGACCGGCTCGGGCAAGACGACCTCGCTTTACGGTGCGCTCGACAAGATCAACTCGCCCGAGCTCAAGATCATCACCATCGAAGATCCGGTCGAGTACCAGCTGCGAGGCGTCAACCAGATTCACGTCAAGAGCCAGATCGGGCTGACGTTCGCCAACGGGCTGCGATCCATCGTCCGTCAGGACCCCGACGTGATCATGATCGGCGAGATCCGAGACGCCGAAACCGCCGAGATCGCCATCCAGGCCGCATTGACCGGTCACCTGGTGTTCTCGACCCTGCACACCAACGACGCTGCCGGCGCGGTGTCGCGACTTCTCGACATGGGCGTGGAGGACTATCTGCTCGCATCCTCGCTGCTCGGCGTGATGGCGCAGCGACTGGTGCGCCGCGTGTGCACGAACTGCCGCCAGGAGATTCCGGCGCAGGCCGAATTCCTCAAGGCCCTGGGCGAGAGGCGAGGGCGGCCGGTCAAGGTCTACGATGCCGTCGGCTGCCCGACGTGCGCCGGAACCGGCTACTACGGCCGCAGCGGCATCTACGAGCTGCTGTCGGTGGACGACCACATCCGCAAGCTCATCGTGGCCAAGGCTACCGCCGACCAGATCAAGCGCGAGGCGATCAGCCACGGCATGCGCACGCTGCGCGACGACGGCTACTGGAAGGTCGCCGACGGCGTCACGACCGTCGGTGAAGTGCTGCGCGTGACGCAGGACCAGTAG
- a CDS encoding GTP-binding protein: MKRVAVDLFTGFLGSGKTTLLRRLIEQAPSRERIAVIVNEVGEVGIDGRVLGGFEHLESVVELAGGCICCSIDEYRFDFAIDELLRTIDPTLLLIETSGVADPAPAIERIERCGLGLDAVVAVVDAAAWASAWRISAVARRQIRAADFLVISKTDLVTPRQLASLRARLGRLQPRAAIVECMRGDLGEGASLLTAAGVRRAWAASAAKEAAGGGEARVTGAQAQAHARASQPHGHLDEERFESFSCRLDHALERAAFEAFLAALPPQVFRAKGFVRFADGGQAFLFNYVCGRSELAPIALASLEEAVQGVFIGRDIVDRKAQIIGALERCARPGQTLPAAR, encoded by the coding sequence TTGAAGCGCGTTGCCGTCGATCTGTTCACCGGCTTTCTCGGCAGCGGCAAGACGACGCTTCTTCGCCGGCTGATCGAGCAGGCGCCGTCGCGCGAGCGCATCGCCGTCATCGTCAATGAGGTCGGTGAGGTCGGCATCGACGGGCGCGTTCTCGGCGGCTTCGAGCACCTGGAGAGCGTGGTCGAGCTGGCCGGCGGATGCATCTGCTGCAGCATCGACGAGTACCGCTTCGACTTCGCCATCGACGAGCTCCTGCGAACGATCGATCCGACGCTGCTGCTGATCGAGACCAGCGGCGTTGCCGACCCGGCCCCGGCAATCGAACGCATCGAGCGGTGCGGACTCGGGCTGGATGCCGTCGTGGCGGTGGTGGATGCGGCCGCGTGGGCGAGCGCGTGGCGGATCAGCGCGGTGGCGCGGCGGCAGATTCGAGCCGCCGACTTCCTCGTCATCAGCAAGACCGACCTGGTCACGCCGCGACAGCTCGCGTCGCTGCGCGCAAGGCTCGGCCGGCTGCAGCCGCGCGCGGCGATCGTGGAATGCATGCGCGGCGATCTCGGCGAAGGAGCCTCGCTGCTGACGGCGGCGGGCGTGCGGCGGGCGTGGGCTGCCAGCGCGGCGAAGGAGGCTGCCGGCGGCGGGGAGGCGCGGGTTACCGGGGCGCAAGCGCAGGCTCACGCGCGCGCATCGCAGCCGCACGGTCATCTCGACGAAGAGCGTTTCGAATCGTTCTCGTGCCGCCTGGACCATGCGCTGGAACGAGCGGCGTTCGAAGCGTTTCTGGCCGCGCTGCCGCCGCAGGTGTTTCGCGCCAAGGGATTCGTGCGCTTCGCCGATGGCGGCCAGGCGTTTCTCTTCAATTACGTCTGCGGCCGCAGTGAACTGGCGCCGATCGCGCTCGCAAGCCTCGAAGAAGCGGTGCAGGGCGTGTTCATCGGTCGCGACATCGTCGACAGAAAGGCGCAGATCATCGGAGCGCTCGAGCGATGTGCTCGCCCCGGCCAGACGCTTCCGGCGGCGAGGTAG
- a CDS encoding cupin domain-containing protein, which yields MNKDEQPAVTAPRRVEKPWGYELIWAHCERYVGKILHIEAGHALSYQFHRQKEETIYVLSGTLRLHWSHDEQPPQVMDLPPGSVFHIRPGLRHRFEAPTAVDLLEASTPELDDVVRLEDRYGR from the coding sequence ATGAACAAGGACGAACAACCCGCAGTCACCGCGCCTCGTCGCGTCGAGAAGCCGTGGGGATACGAGCTGATCTGGGCGCACTGCGAGCGCTACGTCGGCAAGATCCTGCACATCGAGGCGGGGCACGCGCTCAGCTACCAGTTCCACCGCCAGAAGGAGGAGACGATCTACGTGCTCTCGGGCACGCTGCGCCTTCACTGGTCGCACGACGAGCAGCCGCCGCAGGTCATGGATCTTCCACCCGGGTCGGTGTTTCACATCCGGCCGGGGCTGCGGCACCGGTTCGAGGCGCCCACGGCGGTCGACCTTCTGGAAGCTTCCACGCCCGAGCTCGACGACGTCGTGCGGCTGGAGGATCGCTACGGGCGGTAG